One Saccharopolyspora erythraea NRRL 2338 genomic region harbors:
- the nadC gene encoding carboxylating nicotinate-nucleotide diphosphorylase gives MTTIAGLEPDEAKALVRTALTEDLRYGPDATTEATVPADAVAEAAFNTRRAGVVAGLPLVRVVLDEVLGDYEVLASRSDGDRLAAGDCALRVRARVGGLLTAERTALNLLCHLSGIATATSEWVSAVEGTGCRIRDSRKTLPGLRLPQKYAVRCGGGTNHRLGLGDAVLIKDNHVVAAGSVVAAVRACRAHAPGLPMEVEVSTLDELDAVLAEDVELVLLDNFTPQQCAEAVRRAAAVSPATELEASGGLTLDVARAYAETGVHYLAVGGLTHSSPALDLGLDM, from the coding sequence ATGACGACCATCGCCGGTCTGGAACCCGACGAGGCGAAGGCGCTGGTGCGCACCGCCCTGACCGAGGACCTGCGTTACGGCCCGGACGCGACCACGGAGGCGACGGTGCCCGCCGACGCCGTCGCCGAGGCCGCGTTCAACACCCGCCGCGCGGGTGTCGTGGCGGGTCTGCCGCTGGTGCGGGTGGTGCTCGACGAGGTCCTCGGTGACTACGAGGTACTGGCGTCGCGCAGCGACGGCGACCGGCTCGCGGCGGGCGACTGCGCGCTGAGGGTTCGTGCGCGGGTGGGCGGGCTGCTCACCGCGGAGCGCACGGCGCTGAACCTGCTGTGCCACCTGTCCGGTATAGCCACCGCGACTTCGGAGTGGGTCTCGGCGGTGGAGGGTACCGGCTGCCGCATCCGGGACAGCCGCAAGACGCTGCCCGGCCTGCGGTTGCCGCAGAAGTACGCCGTGCGCTGCGGCGGCGGCACCAACCACCGGCTGGGTCTCGGCGACGCCGTCCTCATCAAGGACAACCACGTGGTGGCGGCCGGCTCGGTCGTCGCGGCGGTGCGCGCTTGCCGCGCCCACGCCCCCGGGCTGCCGATGGAGGTCGAGGTGTCCACGTTGGACGAGCTCGACGCGGTGCTGGCCGAGGACGTGGAACTGGTGCTGCTGGACAACTTCACCCCGCAGCAGTGCGCCGAGGCGGTCCGCCGCGCGGCGGCGGTGTCGCCGGCCACGGAGCTGGAGGCGTCCGGCGGCCTCACCCTCGACGTGGCCCGCGCCTACGC
- a CDS encoding L-aspartate oxidase yields MTWESGADLVVVGTGVAGLTAALRARELGLRVLVVTKDAAGAGNTSWAQGGVAVVRPGEHDPADSVRSHVEDTMTAGAGLCSRTAVRSILSAGAGAIERLREIGALFDTGADGALARAREGGHSAFRVIHAGGDATGAEVQRALSSAARDGGIPVLERHCVVDVARDERGAVAGVLALDAEGRPGFVHAPTVLLATGGLGQIYAATTNPEVATADGVALALRAGAVVADLEFVQFHPTVLYTPGGARGRRPLVTEAVRGEGAVLVDVEGRRVMAGEHPLEDLAPRDVVSAAINRRAAETGAGHVYLDATGIGGFADRFPTVFAACRAAGVDPTREPIPVTSAAHYACGGVVTGVDGRTTVPGLYAAGEVACTGLHGANRLASNSLLEGLVVGARAAEAAAKDARCGLRSRKPVSELALPSAAVVDRDLLQRTMSRSAGIGREAQELSEAATMLDRAGAVRALDSRQAVEDSALALTAQALLLAAQTRNESRGCHRRTDYPEVDDTRWRRSIALRLDASGWLIRTEPELVGGVA; encoded by the coding sequence ATGACGTGGGAGTCCGGTGCCGACCTTGTCGTGGTCGGCACCGGCGTCGCGGGGCTGACCGCCGCGCTGCGCGCCCGCGAGCTGGGGCTGCGCGTGCTGGTGGTGACCAAGGACGCCGCGGGCGCGGGCAACACGTCGTGGGCGCAGGGCGGGGTCGCCGTGGTCCGCCCCGGCGAGCACGATCCCGCCGACAGCGTCCGCAGCCACGTCGAGGACACGATGACCGCGGGCGCGGGGCTGTGCTCGCGGACGGCGGTGCGCTCGATCCTGTCGGCGGGCGCGGGGGCGATCGAGCGTCTGCGCGAGATCGGCGCGCTGTTCGACACCGGTGCCGACGGTGCCCTGGCACGAGCACGGGAGGGCGGTCACAGCGCGTTCCGGGTGATCCACGCCGGAGGTGACGCGACCGGTGCCGAGGTGCAGCGGGCGTTGTCGAGCGCGGCGCGCGACGGCGGAATTCCGGTGCTGGAGCGGCATTGCGTGGTCGACGTGGCGCGCGACGAGCGCGGTGCGGTCGCCGGTGTGCTGGCGCTGGACGCCGAGGGCCGCCCCGGATTCGTGCACGCGCCCACCGTCCTGCTGGCCACCGGCGGTCTCGGCCAGATCTACGCCGCGACCACCAATCCCGAGGTCGCCACGGCCGACGGGGTCGCGCTGGCGCTGCGGGCAGGTGCGGTCGTCGCGGACCTGGAGTTCGTGCAGTTCCACCCGACCGTGCTCTACACACCTGGCGGCGCGCGCGGGCGTCGACCGCTGGTCACCGAGGCGGTCCGGGGCGAGGGCGCGGTGCTCGTCGACGTCGAGGGCCGCCGCGTCATGGCAGGGGAGCACCCGCTGGAGGACCTCGCCCCGCGCGACGTGGTGTCGGCGGCGATCAACCGCCGGGCCGCCGAGACCGGCGCCGGGCACGTCTACCTCGACGCCACCGGCATCGGCGGCTTCGCCGACCGCTTCCCGACGGTGTTCGCGGCGTGCCGCGCGGCCGGGGTGGACCCGACGCGCGAGCCGATCCCGGTGACCAGCGCCGCGCACTACGCGTGCGGCGGTGTGGTGACCGGTGTGGACGGACGGACCACGGTGCCCGGCCTGTACGCGGCGGGCGAGGTCGCCTGCACCGGCCTGCACGGGGCGAACCGGCTGGCGTCCAACAGCCTGCTGGAAGGGCTGGTCGTCGGCGCACGCGCCGCCGAGGCGGCGGCGAAGGACGCGCGTTGCGGGCTGCGCAGCCGCAAACCGGTGTCCGAACTGGCGCTGCCGTCAGCCGCGGTGGTCGACCGCGACCTCCTCCAGCGGACCATGAGCCGCAGCGCCGGGATCGGGCGAGAGGCCCAGGAGCTGTCGGAGGCGGCGACGATGCTCGACCGCGCGGGCGCGGTGCGCGCGCTCGACAGCAGGCAGGCCGTGGAGGACTCCGCGCTGGCGCTGACCGCGCAGGCGTTGCTGCTGGCGGCGCAGACGCGCAACGAGTCGCGCGGCTGCCACCGCCGCACCGACTACCCCGAGGTCGACGACACCCGCTGGCGGCGCAGCATCGCGCTGCGCCTGGACGCGTCGGGCTGGCTGATCCGCACCGAGCCCGAACTCGTGGGAGGAGTGGCATGA